CCGTGCGCGTCCCCGCCGGGGCGGTGCTGGACGTCGGACCGGCCGTCTCCGGGGTACGCGGTTACGTGGCAGTGGCCGGCGGCATCGCCGTCGAACCGGTTCTCGGCAGCCGCTCCACGGACCTGCTGTCGGGCCTCGGCCCCGCCCCGCTCACGGACGGCACGATCCTGCCGCTGGGCCCCCTGGGGCCGCCGGGGCGCGAACTCGCCCCGCACGCGCGCGTGGACGTCGCCCCGCAGCCGGCGCCCCCGGCCGAACTCGTCCTGCGGGTGACTCTGGGCCCGCGCGACGACTGGTTCACCCCGGACGCGGTCCGCGCCTTCACCTCGCGGACGTTCCGCGTGTCCTCGGCGAGCAACCGCATCGGGCTGCGCACCGACGGGCCCGCCCTGGAGCGGGCGCTCAGCGGGGAGCTCGCGAGCGAGGGGATGGTCCTGGGCGCCGTACAGGTGCCGCCCGCGGGCCGCCCGGTGGTCTTCCTGGCCGACCACCCGACCACCGGGGGCTACCCGGTGATCGGGGTCGTCCGCGCGACCGACCTCCCGGCCGCCGCCCAGGCGGTACCGGGAACACCGGTCCGCTTCGTGGCCGTACGCCGACGCTGACGCCCATGGCGTCCGTCTCAGGCGGCGTCCGGCTGCCGTTCCCCCACGGACAGAGCGGTGAGTGCGGCGGACACCGCGGCGGAGGCGCGTAGGTCGAGCCGGGCGCTCGTGCCCCGCGCGCGGTGCCGCATCTCGTCGGCGGCCAGGGTGAGCAGTTGCGGGAGCAGGTCGGTGCACCGCCGGGCGATCCAGCCGGTGCCGGCGGTCGCCAGCCACCACAGGCTCGCCGACGTCGTGGGCGCCGGGAACTCGGGCTCGGGCGACGGCGCGGGCCCGGTCGCGAGGCCCGCCTCCGCCAGCAGCGCGTGGAAGCGGACGGCCAGTTGCCGGTGCCCCCGTTCGCCGGGGTGGAGCCGGTCCGCGCTCCACATCGCCCGGTCGGTGAGCCAGGCGCCCTCCGAGGCGTGCAGGTGGACGGCGCCGTACCGCTCGGAGAGGGCGTGCACGACGGTGTTGACGGCGCGCTGGCGCCGGGCCAGCGGCCGGGCGAGGGCCCCGGGCAGCCCGAGGGTCCCGCCCGGGTCGGGCAGGCACGCGGTGAGCAGGACCGCGCCCTGCTCGGCGAAGGCGCCGTAGACCGTGTCGAGCCGGGCGGCCACGGCGTGGATGTCGAAGGTGCAGCGCAGGGTGTCGTTGACGCCGACGACGACGGAGACGACGTCGGGCCGTAGCGCCAGCCCGGCCGGGAGCTGCCGTTCCAGCACGTCCCGCGTCTGCGCCCCGCTGACCGCGAGGTTGCTGAACTCCACGGCCGCCACGGGCCCCTCGCCCCCCTCGATCCCCTCAGCCCCTTCGGCTCCCGCGGCCTCCTCGCCCCTTTCGGCCTCCCCGGCGATCCCGTCCGCGAGGAGCGCGGCCCAGCCGCGCCACCCCTCGCCCACGGGGTCCCCCACGCCCTCGGTGAGCGAGTCCCCGAGCGCAACGAAGCGGACGCGTCTCATCCGAGGCCTCCGGGCACGAAGGGACGGGCAGGGGCGGTGGCCGGTCCCGGTGCGGGCGGGTCGTAGGCGTCGCTCCCGGCGGGCACCGTCGCGTCGTGCGCGGCGAGGAACCCGTCGACGGCCGTCCCCCAGCCGAAGCACTCCGCACGCGCGCGTGCCGCCTCCCGGCGGGCCGCCGAAGGACGCTCCAGGAGGTTCTCCACAGCGTCCGCGAACGCCTCCCCCCGGTCGGCCGCGGTGGCCCCCGCGGCCCCGATCACCTCGGGGAGCGCCGAGGAGGCGCTCGCGACGACGGGGGTCCCGCAGGCCATCGCCTCCAGGGCGGCGAGCCCGAACGTCTCCGCGGGCCCCGGTGCCAGGCACACGTCGGCGGAGGCCTGCAGGGCGCCCAGCGAGCCGCGGTCGGAGACGTGCCCGAGGAACGTCACGGGCAGCCCGCGCTCCCGGGCCCGCTGCTCCAGCTGCGGCCGCAGGGGCCCGTCCCCGGCGACGACGAGCACCGCCCGCACACCGCGCCGCAGCAGCGCCTCCAGGGCGTCCAGCGCCGTACCGGGCCGCTTCTCCACGGAGAGGCGGGTGCACATCACCAGCAGGATCTCGTCCACGCGCGCGTGGACGGCCCGCAGTCCGGCGTCGCGCAGGGCGGGGTGCCGTTCGACGAGGTCGACGCCCAGCGGCGCCCGCACCACGTTCCGCGCCCCGATCCGGACGAACTCCCGCTCGGCGAACTCGGTGGTGCACACCACGCGCGCGTACGTGTGCGCCGTACGGAGGTTGAGGGCGTCGGCGGCGCGCCGGGCCGCTGCTTCGGGCACGCCCCAGGTGCGCAGGACGCCGTCGGCGGTCTCGTGGGAGACCATCACGGCGGGAACGCGGGCCCGGCGCGCCCAGGTGCCGGTCCAGCGCAGTGTCGTGCGGTCGGAGACCTCCAGGCGGTCGGGGGCGAGTTCCTCCAGGAGGCGGGCGACCCGCCGTTTGTCGGTGAGGACGCGGTAGCCGCCGGTGCCGGGGAGCAGCGGCCCCGGCAGGGTGATCACCCGGCCCTGCTCGGTCGCCCGGTCGCCGACCCGTTCACCGGGGACGATCAGGACCGGCTCGTGACCGGCCGCGCGATAGCCCTTGCCGAGCTCGCGCAGCGCCGTGCGCAGCCCGCCCGAGGCGGGCGCCACGAAGTTGGCGAGCCGCACGATCCGCAACGGCCCGGAGCGCGTACCGGCAGCACGGCCCGCGCCGCCCAGGTCGCTCACGCCGCCCAGGTCGCTCGCGTCGTACAGGGCGCTCATGCCGCCACCACCAGTCGGCGTGCGGCGAGCACGTCCTCGTAGTGGCTGATGAGCCGGTCCCCGACGGCGGCCCAGGTGCGTCCCTCGACCCATTCCCGCCCGGCGGCGCCGTAGGCGGACCGCTGTGCGGGGTCGGCGGCAAGCGAGGCCACCGCGCCGCGCACCCGGGCCGCGTCGCCCGGCGGGACGAGCAGGCCGGTGCGCCCGTGGGCGACCAGGTCCAGGGGGCCGCCCGCGGCGGGCGCGACCACCGGCACACCGCTGGCCATGGCCTCCTGGACGGTCTGGCAGAACGTCTCGAAGGGGCCCGTGTGCACGAACACGTCCAGCGAGGCGAAGATGCGGGCGAGTTCGTCGCCGGTGCGGTTGCCCAGGAAGGCCGCGCCCGGCAGGGCCTCCTCCAGGCCGGGCCGGCTCGGCCCGTCGCCCACCACGACGACGCGGACGCCGGCCAGCCCGCACACGCCGGCCAGCAGCTCGACCTGCTTCTCGGGGGCGAGCCGGCCGACGTAGCCGACGATCAGCTCGCCGTTCGGGGCCAGTTCGCGGCGCAGTGCCTCGTCGCGGTGGTCGGGACGGAAGCGCACGGTGTCCACGCCGCGCGGCCACAGCTTGACCCGGGGCACCCCGTGCGTGTCCAGGTCGTGCAGGGCCGCGCTGGAGGGGGCCAGGGTGAGGTCGGCGGCGGCGTGCACGGACCGTATCCGGCGCCAGGCCGCCGCCTCGCCGGCGCCCATGTAGGTGCGGGCGTATCCGCCCAGGTCGGTCTGGTAGACGGCGACGGCGGGAATGCCCAGCCGGGCGGCGGCGGCCATGCCGCGGACGCCGAGGATGAAGGGGCTGGCCAGGTGGACCAGGTCGGCGCGGTGCTCGGCGATGGCCGCGGCGACGCGTCGGCTGGGGAGGGCGACGCGGACCTGGGGGTAGCCGGGGAGCGGAAGGGAGGGGACTCGGACGACGGGGCAGGGCGCTTCGGCGTCCGGCCCGGTCCCGGCGGCGGTGGCCGGGGCGACGACGACGGGGGCGTGACCGCGATCGACGAGGTGTCGGGCGGTCTGGAAGGCGCAATGGGCCACGCCGTTCACGTCGGGGGGAAAGGATTCGGTCACGATGACGACACGCATACCCGTGTTGTCGCCGCCCCGGACGTGGCCACGTCAAAGTGGATCTTTCCGCACGACAAACGTCCCGTGGCCGTTGAGCTGAGCACCCGGTGCCCGCTCGACGCGTACCGCGCAGGTCGGACGGCGTCCATGCCCGTCCGCCCCACTGGTCACCCCGTGTTCATCCGCCGGGGCGGGCCGCCGCCCGGCTCCCCTCGGGCGGCGGCCTGCCCCGGTGTCACACGGCGGTGTCACATGGCTGACGCGGCGTCCGGTCCGATCCGGCTGCGGACGGCGGTCTGGACCTCCGCCTCCTCGGCCGGGTCGGCGGCGAGCCGGCGCAGGCGCTCCACGACCCGGGTGTCACCGGTCTCGGCGTGCCGGGCGGCGATCTCGCGGGTGCCCTCCTCGCAGTCCCAGAGACACTCGACGGCGAACCCGGCGGCGTAGGAGGGGTCGGTGGCGGCGAGTGCGCGGGCGCAGCGCCCGCGCAGATGCGACGAGGCCGTCTCGCGATAGATGTGGCGCAGAACCGGCGCCGCGCAGACGATGCCGAGTCGTCCGGCGCCGTCGACGAGGGTCCACAGGGTCGGCGCGTCGCAGCCCTCGCCGCGTACGGCCTCGCGCAGGGCGCCGAGGACCAGGTCGCTGTCCTGGGTGCCGCCCCGGCAGGCGAGCATGCGGCCGGCGGCGGCGCCGAGGGCGTCGGGCCGGTGGACCCAGCCGCGGGCCCGGTCGACGGCGGCGACGCTGCGCATACGTTCGAAGGCGTCGACGGCGGCCTCCACGACGGCCGTCGAGCCGGCGGCGACGGCCTGCTCGATCAGGACCGGAGTGTCGGGATCATTGCAGTCGGCGAGGTAGCGCAGGGCGGTACAGCGGGCTCCGTCGCTGCCGTCCTTGGCCGCCTGCACGATCTCGGGGCGGTCCTCGGGCCCGGCCACGGCGGACAGACAGCGGGCGGCGGGCACATGGAGGGCGGCGCCGCGTTCGACGCCCTGCTGGGCCCACTCGAACACGGCCCGCACGCTCCAGCCGGGGCGGGGTCCGCCGGGACGCATCTGCCGTTGCCAGCGGTCGAAGGAGCCGGCCTCGTGAGCGGCACGCACGCGCGTGGACACGTGTTCGCGGGGATCCTCGGCCCACAGCCGCCAGGGCCGTGGCTCGAAGGCGTCCCGGACCGCGGCGACGAGTTCGGCCTCGCCCTCGGCGTCGGCGGCGAACCGCGCGAGCACGGGTACGGCCAGGGCGCGCAGCCCGGCGTCGTCGTCCCGCAGGGCGAGTTCGTCCAGGGCCCAGGCCCAGTTGGCACCCGAGGCGGCGTACCTGCGCAGCAGGTCGAGGGCGTCTCGCCGGCCGTAGGAGGCGAGATGACCGAGGACGGCCAGGGCCAGGCCCGTGCGCGACTCCTCGGTGTCGAAGACGTCCTCGACGTCGAAGAGGTGGGCCTCGATCTCGTCCAGCTCGCCGTTCAGGTCGAGGTAGAGGCGGGCGTAGTAGAGGGAGCGGTTCTCCACCTGCCAGTCGTGGCGGGGATCCCGCAGCACACAGTGGTTCAGCGCCGCGAGCGCCTCGGCGCGCGGGGCGGTGAGCGCGTGCAGCGTGCCGTCGCCGCGGCCCCTCTGGAGCAGGCCGAGCAGCGTACCGCTGGGCGCTATGACCGGATCGAACATGGGAAACAGCCTCACATCAAGCGTCGACGCAACCGGGGACGTGCATTACCTGGCCGCGTGACAACACGTCGGGGCGCCCGCCGTTTCCTGCTTGCTGTAGACCATTTCCTTCTGCCTCTCGTCAGTTGGCCCATGCGGACCGCGTCACGGCCCGCGCGGTGCGGCAACACCTGCCCAGCCATCACGTCCGTGCATCACGACGTCATGATGACCCGGCTGTTCTACCTGCCGCGACCGAAATTTCCGGCGGCCTTGTACCGCCTCCCCCGTGGTCGTTGATTTATCCGGTCAGGAACTTCTCTCGACCTGCCCAGGACCGTCGGCTCAGTGCGCGCCGAACAGTTCCAGCAGCTCCGTCTTGCCGAACATGCGGGCCGTGTCGACGGCCGAGGGCGTGCCCTGTGAGGGGTCGGCGCCGGCCTCCAGCAGGGCCCTGATGACGTCCGTCTCACCCTTGAAAACGGCTCCGGCGAGCGGGGTCTGACCCCGGTCGTTGATCCGGCCGGCCTCGGCGCCGCGGGCCAGCAGGGCCCGGACCGCCTCTGCGTGCCCGTGGTACGCGGCGAGCATCACGAGCGAGTCGCCGCGGTCGTTGGTCAGGCCTGCGGGAACGCCCGCGTCGACGTAGGCCACGAGCTCCTCGGTCTGTCCCCGGCGGGCCAGATCGAAGATCTTGGTCGCCAGTTCCACGACCTCGGGGTCGGGGGCTTCGGACATCGGCCGGACCGCCTCTCGCTACAACCGTTCAGGTGAATCGCCAGCGTACTGGCTCGCCGCACACATGGCCGGTCCCGTCGGCGGCAAAGATCACGGGCAGACCCGTTCGACGCAATTTCGCTGCTCAGCAGCCCACCAGACCTTCCGCCACTCGGGGGAAATCTGCCGAATTTCACCCAGTTGCACCTTTTATCGTATGGATACATCCTGTGAGCCTGGAAGTACTCATGGTGACTGTCCCCGCGAACCAGGAGAACTCAAATGATCCTGTCCATGTCAGGCGTGGTCCTGCTCGGCATCATCGTCTTCCTCTTCTTCCGGAAGGACGGGCTCAAGGCGTCGCACGCCGTGGTCTCGGCCCTCTTCGGCTTCTACATGGCCAGCACGGCCATCGCTCCGAGCATCAAGGCGGGCGGCGAGAGTCTGGCCGGCCTGCTGGGCGGCATCAAGTTCTGACGCCGCACGTCCCGTCCGTACGCACCTCCAGGAGACAGCAGTGGTCCGGCGCCCCCTCCCCCGCATCCTGAGCACAGGCAACGCGCAGCTCGCCCGGAGCCGGGAGCTGGCCCGGACGGCGGCCGACAGCGCCACCGATGTCCTCCATCCGCTGATCACGATCACCCGCGGACTGCGCCGGCTGGCCTCGGCCGGGCGGCGCAGGTGGGCCGGGACCCCCAAGGACCGGCGCGGACCGCTGCTGTTCCTGGCGGCCTCGGTGATCCTGGTCGTCGCACTGGTGCCGTACGGCCCGCTGCTCGCCGTCATCACCCTGATGGCGGCGGCGGCCTGGCAGGGCAGGGACCGCACCCCACCGGTTCCCGAAGGCCCCGACGAGTCGCAGACCCAGCGGCTCCAGGTCCTGTACGACGCTCTGGTGCCGTACTTCTCGACGGCCGAGGACCCTTCTCCCCTCTACGCCCACGGCGGCGAGTGGGAGAAGGTCTTCCCGGCCCAGGAGTTCGACGACTCGGGTCGCGTCACCCACCTCGTGATCCGCTACCCGGCCTACTTCCCGGACGGCGAGGCCGCCCCCCGCGCGCGGATCGAGCAACTGCTCGCCGCGAAGTCGGGCCGCGGCCGTGAGTACCTCTTCGTCTGGGACGAGGAGGGCAACGAGCTCACGGTCGGCGTCCTCACCCCCCTCCCCACCGACATCGCCGCCCAGCGCTTCGTCACCGCCCCCGGCGAGACGGTCCTGGGCTTCACCGACCCCTCCCGGGTCCAGCGCACGCTGCCCCTCGCCTTCGGCAAGGACCGGCGCGACGTCCCGCCGGTCGTCTGGCGCACCGGAGTCCGCTCCACCGAGCCGCACCTGCTGGCGGTCGGCCAGCCCGGCAGCGGCACGTCGACCCTGCTGCGCTGCATCGCCCTGCAGGCCCTGCAGTACGGCGACGTCCTGATCGTCGAGGGCGGCGGCACCGGCGAGTACGCCTGCCTGACCGGCCGGGAGGGCGTCCTGGGCGTCGAGGTCGGCCTGGCCGGGGCGCTGGCCGCCCTGGAGTGGGCGGCGGGCGAGACGGAACGCCGCCTCATCGCCGCCAACCTGGCCCGGCAGGCGGGCCAGGCGCCACCGGAGGACACCAAGCGCCCCCTGTGGATCGTCCTGGACCGCCCCACCGTCTTCACCCACCTCGCTCACGCGGACGGCCACAAGGACCCGCAGTCCCTCCTTCAGGTCCCCCTCCGGCACGGCCGCGCGGCCGCCGTCACGGTCGTGGTGGCCGAGCAGTCCGACGCCCTGGACTCCCTGAGCGACGCCGTACGGCAGCACACCCGCGCGCGTGTCGTGCTGGGGCCGGCGTCGCGGGAGCACCTGGAGACGGTGCTCGGCGCGCCCCCGCACACCACGCCCGTCGACCACGTCCCGCCGGGGCGCGGATACGCCCGGCTGGGGTCGGGCCCGGTGCACCGGCTGCAGGTGCCGGCGACTCCGGATCCGTACGACGACGCGACGAGCGACGCCGACCGGAAGGCGGTGCTGGACCTGCTGCCGCCGCGTTCCGCACCGGCCGACACACCGGCCGACACGAAGTCGCTGTCGGTGCCGGTGCCGGTGGAGGCCGCCGTCGTGGAGTAGGCGCGGCACGCGCAGCAACCGGTGCCCACGCGGGCGGGTGACGCACCCGCCCGCGTCCTCACGCGCACCACCGCCCGTACCGCTACGCCACGAACGTGCGCGGCCCCTCGCCGCCCGCCACGCCCCCGCTCTCCACGATCCGCGCGGTCGCGGCCAGCCGAGCGGCCGCCTCCTCCGCCACCGCGCCGCCCACGGTGAACGGCAGCCGCACATACCCCTCGAAGGCGCCGTCGACCCCGAACCGTGGCCCGGACGGCACCCGCAGGCCCACCCGCTCCCCCGCCTCGGCGAGCCGCGACCCGGAGAGCCCGCCTGCCCGCACCCACAGCGTCAACCCGCCCTTGGGCACGGCGAACTCCCACTCCGGCAGCTCCCGGCGCACCGCCGCCACCAGATCGTCCCGGTTTCCCCGGGCCTGGGCGCGCCGCAGCTCGACGGCCTGCTCCCAGCCGCCGGTGCTGAACAGCCAGTTCACCGCCAACTGCTCCAGCACGGGCGTGCCCATGTCTGCGTAGGCGCGGGCGGCGACGAGGCTGCGGATGACGTCCGGCGCCGCCCGCACCCAGCCGATGCGCATCCCGGCCCAGAAGGCCTTGCTCGCCGACCCGACCGTGACCACCGTCGACCCGGCGGGGTCGAAGCCGCACACGGGCCGCGGCATCTCGACGTCGTCGTCGAGCCACAGTTCGGTCATGGTCTCGTCGGCGACCAGGACCGTCCCGGCGGAGCGGGCCGCCTCCACGAGCCGGCGCCGCTGGTCCTCGTCGGCGAGCGCGCCGGTCGGGTTGTGGAAGTCGGCGACGACATAGGCGATGCGCGGCGCGGCTTCGCGCAGGACCTGGCGCCAGCGGTCCATGTCCCACCCGGCGAGCCCCTCGGCCATCGCGACGGGCACCAGCCGGGCGCCCGCCTCCCGCATCAGCTGAAGGATGTTGGCGTAGGAGGGCGACTCGACGGCGATGCGCTCGCCGCGCCCGCCGAACAGGTGGCAGATGGCGTCGATGGCCCCCATCGCCCCGGTCGTGACCATGATCTGCTCGGGCATCGTCGGGATCCCGCGCGCGGTGTACCGCTCGGCGATCATCGCCCGCAGCGCGGGCAGCCCCGCCGGGTAGTCGCCGTGCGTGTGGGCGTACGGGGGCAGCTCCTCCAGCGCGCCCTGGACGGCGCGGGTGAGCCAGGGCTCGGGCGCGGGCAGCGCCGCGCAGCCCAGGTCGATGATCGAGCCGAGGGCCTCGGGCGGCAGGGGCTCCAGGCCGCGCGCCGGAACGGGGTTGCCCGCCGGGACGGCCGTCCAGCTCCCGGCGCCGCGCCGCGACTCCAGGAACCCTTCCGCGCGCAGCGCCTCGTAGGCGGCGGCGACGGTCGTACGGCTCACGGAGAGGGAGAGCGCCAGTTCCCGTTCGGCGGGCAGGCGGGCGGCGACGGGGACGCGGCCTTCCAGCACCAGCAGCCGGACGCCGTCGGCGAGCGCGCGGTAGGCGGGCGGGCGGCGCGTCCCGGGGCCGGCCGGGCGGTCCTGCTGGGACTTGAGCAGCCGCGCGAGCTGCGCGGCCCCCACCGCCGAGGTCCACTGGGTCATGTTTCCAGTCCACCTTCCCGGAATTGGCCATGGATGGCGTTCGCTTCCAAGCCACAGAGTGTCATGGGTCAGGCCACTACGACCACCCACCATGACCACTCGCTACGACCACTCACCATGACCACGAAGGGGCACCTCTTGGCGACCAGGGCACATCTCACACGACGGCTGGTCCAGCTGTACGCCGGCCTCGCGCTGTACGGCGCCAGCACGGCCCTGCTCGTCGAAGCGGGCCTGGGCCTCGAACCCTGGGGCGTGCTCCACCAGGGCCTGGCCCAGCTCACCGGCCTCACGATCGGCGTCGTGTCGATCATCGTCGGGGCGACCGTGCTGCTGCTGTGGATCCCGCTGCGCCAGCGCCCGGGCCTCGGCACGGTCTCCAACGTCTTCGTCGTCGGCCTCGCGATGGACGGCACGCTCGCGCTGGTCCCCGACACGCACAGCCTGGCCGTACGCGTTCCGCTGCTGGTGGCGGGCATCGTGCTCAACGGCGCGGCCACCGGCCTGTACATCGCCGCCGCCTTCGGTCCCGGGCCGCGCGACGGGCTGATGACGGGGCTGCACCGGCGCACCGGGCGTTCGATCCGGCTGATGCGGACGGCGATCGAGGTGGCGGTCGTGGCGACCGGCTTCGCCCTCGGCGGCACCATCGGCGTCGGCACGCTCCTCTACGCGCTGACGATCGGTCCGCTCGCCCAGGTGTTCCTGCGGATGTTCGCCGTTCCCGCGGCATCCGGCGGCAGCACGGTCGTTGCCACCGGGACACCCCAGGGAGCGATACTGCGTCCGTGACCAGCCTCATACGCCACCCCTACCTCGACCATCCGGGCCCCCTCCCGTTCGCGCACCGCGGCGGGGCCGCGGACGGCCTGGAGAACACCGAGGCGCAGTTCCGGCGCGCGGTCGAGGCGGGCTACCGCTACCTCGAGACCGATGTGCACGCCACGCGGGACGGCAAGCTCGTCGCCTTCCACGACGCGACGCTGGACCGGCTGACCGACGGCGCGGGCCGCATCGCCGACCTCCGGTGGTCGGACGTACGGCACGCGCGCGTGGGCGGCAGGGAACCGGTGCCGCTCTTCGAGGAGCTCCTGGAGACCTTCCCCGAGGCGCGCTGGAACATCGACCTCAAGGCCGAGCCCGCCCTGCACCCCCTGCTCAACCTCATCGGCCGCACGGGCGCGTGGGACCGCGTCTGCGTCGGCTCGTTCTCGGAGGCCCGCGTCGTGCGCGCCCAGCGGCTGGCCGGGCCACGCCTGGCGACGTCGTACGGCACCCGGGGCGTGCTCAACCTGCGGCTGCGGTCCTGGGGCGTGCCCGCGGCGCTGCGCCGGTCGGCGGTCGCCGCGCAGGTGCCCGAGACCCAGTCGGGCATCCAGGTCGTGGACCACCGCTTCGTGCGCGCCGCCCACGCGCGCGGGCTGCACGTGCACGTGTGGACGATCAACGACGCGGATCGGATGCACCGGCTCCTGGACCTGGGAGTCGATGGCATCATGACCGATCACATCGACACGTTGCGCAAGGTCATGGAGGACCGGGGCGTCTGGGTCTGACCCCTCGGACCCACCGCCCCCGCGCGGTCGCGGCAGCGGGAAGCGAGGGCACGGGTGGGCATCGACACCGTGCGGACGGCGGACTCCGACGAGTCGGCCGAGCGGCGGCGCGAGCAGCGCGGCTGGTACTTCTACGACTGGGCGTGCTCCGTCTACTCGACGAGCGTGCTCACCGTGTTCCTCGGC
The Streptomyces sp. NBC_01485 genome window above contains:
- the yczE gene encoding membrane protein YczE, with amino-acid sequence MTTKGHLLATRAHLTRRLVQLYAGLALYGASTALLVEAGLGLEPWGVLHQGLAQLTGLTIGVVSIIVGATVLLLWIPLRQRPGLGTVSNVFVVGLAMDGTLALVPDTHSLAVRVPLLVAGIVLNGAATGLYIAAAFGPGPRDGLMTGLHRRTGRSIRLMRTAIEVAVVATGFALGGTIGVGTLLYALTIGPLAQVFLRMFAVPAASGGSTVVATGTPQGAILRP
- a CDS encoding ankyrin repeat domain-containing protein → MSEAPDPEVVELATKIFDLARRGQTEELVAYVDAGVPAGLTNDRGDSLVMLAAYHGHAEAVRALLARGAEAGRINDRGQTPLAGAVFKGETDVIRALLEAGADPSQGTPSAVDTARMFGKTELLELFGAH
- a CDS encoding HEAT repeat domain-containing protein, producing the protein MFDPVIAPSGTLLGLLQRGRGDGTLHALTAPRAEALAALNHCVLRDPRHDWQVENRSLYYARLYLDLNGELDEIEAHLFDVEDVFDTEESRTGLALAVLGHLASYGRRDALDLLRRYAASGANWAWALDELALRDDDAGLRALAVPVLARFAADAEGEAELVAAVRDAFEPRPWRLWAEDPREHVSTRVRAAHEAGSFDRWQRQMRPGGPRPGWSVRAVFEWAQQGVERGAALHVPAARCLSAVAGPEDRPEIVQAAKDGSDGARCTALRYLADCNDPDTPVLIEQAVAAGSTAVVEAAVDAFERMRSVAAVDRARGWVHRPDALGAAAGRMLACRGGTQDSDLVLGALREAVRGEGCDAPTLWTLVDGAGRLGIVCAAPVLRHIYRETASSHLRGRCARALAATDPSYAAGFAVECLWDCEEGTREIAARHAETGDTRVVERLRRLAADPAEEAEVQTAVRSRIGPDAASAM
- a CDS encoding glycosyltransferase; its protein translation is MSALYDASDLGGVSDLGGAGRAAGTRSGPLRIVRLANFVAPASGGLRTALRELGKGYRAAGHEPVLIVPGERVGDRATEQGRVITLPGPLLPGTGGYRVLTDKRRVARLLEELAPDRLEVSDRTTLRWTGTWARRARVPAVMVSHETADGVLRTWGVPEAAARRAADALNLRTAHTYARVVCTTEFAEREFVRIGARNVVRAPLGVDLVERHPALRDAGLRAVHARVDEILLVMCTRLSVEKRPGTALDALEALLRRGVRAVLVVAGDGPLRPQLEQRARERGLPVTFLGHVSDRGSLGALQASADVCLAPGPAETFGLAALEAMACGTPVVASASSALPEVIGAAGATAADRGEAFADAVENLLERPSAARREAARARAECFGWGTAVDGFLAAHDATVPAGSDAYDPPAPGPATAPARPFVPGGLG
- a CDS encoding SCO1417 family MocR-like transcription factor encodes the protein MTQWTSAVGAAQLARLLKSQQDRPAGPGTRRPPAYRALADGVRLLVLEGRVPVAARLPAERELALSLSVSRTTVAAAYEALRAEGFLESRRGAGSWTAVPAGNPVPARGLEPLPPEALGSIIDLGCAALPAPEPWLTRAVQGALEELPPYAHTHGDYPAGLPALRAMIAERYTARGIPTMPEQIMVTTGAMGAIDAICHLFGGRGERIAVESPSYANILQLMREAGARLVPVAMAEGLAGWDMDRWRQVLREAAPRIAYVVADFHNPTGALADEDQRRRLVEAARSAGTVLVADETMTELWLDDDVEMPRPVCGFDPAGSTVVTVGSASKAFWAGMRIGWVRAAPDVIRSLVAARAYADMGTPVLEQLAVNWLFSTGGWEQAVELRRAQARGNRDDLVAAVRRELPEWEFAVPKGGLTLWVRAGGLSGSRLAEAGERVGLRVPSGPRFGVDGAFEGYVRLPFTVGGAVAEEAAARLAATARIVESGGVAGGEGPRTFVA
- a CDS encoding SGNH/GDSL hydrolase family protein; protein product: MRRVRFVALGDSLTEGVGDPVGEGWRGWAALLADGIAGEAERGEEAAGAEGAEGIEGGEGPVAAVEFSNLAVSGAQTRDVLERQLPAGLALRPDVVSVVVGVNDTLRCTFDIHAVAARLDTVYGAFAEQGAVLLTACLPDPGGTLGLPGALARPLARRQRAVNTVVHALSERYGAVHLHASEGAWLTDRAMWSADRLHPGERGHRQLAVRFHALLAEAGLATGPAPSPEPEFPAPTTSASLWWLATAGTGWIARRCTDLLPQLLTLAADEMRHRARGTSARLDLRASAAVSAALTALSVGERQPDAA
- a CDS encoding glycosyltransferase family 4 protein → MRVVIVTESFPPDVNGVAHCAFQTARHLVDRGHAPVVVAPATAAGTGPDAEAPCPVVRVPSLPLPGYPQVRVALPSRRVAAAIAEHRADLVHLASPFILGVRGMAAAARLGIPAVAVYQTDLGGYARTYMGAGEAAAWRRIRSVHAAADLTLAPSSAALHDLDTHGVPRVKLWPRGVDTVRFRPDHRDEALRRELAPNGELIVGYVGRLAPEKQVELLAGVCGLAGVRVVVVGDGPSRPGLEEALPGAAFLGNRTGDELARIFASLDVFVHTGPFETFCQTVQEAMASGVPVVAPAAGGPLDLVAHGRTGLLVPPGDAARVRGAVASLAADPAQRSAYGAAGREWVEGRTWAAVGDRLISHYEDVLAARRLVVAA
- a CDS encoding biotin-dependent carboxyltransferase family protein, which translates into the protein MSDRALCVVRAGALTTVQDRGRPGHAHLGVPRSGALDVPAAALVNRLVGNPPDAAVLETTLNGCALRPRSAVTVAVGGAPCRVTVDGRPVAWGAPVRVPAGAVLDVGPAVSGVRGYVAVAGGIAVEPVLGSRSTDLLSGLGPAPLTDGTILPLGPLGPPGRELAPHARVDVAPQPAPPAELVLRVTLGPRDDWFTPDAVRAFTSRTFRVSSASNRIGLRTDGPALERALSGELASEGMVLGAVQVPPAGRPVVFLADHPTTGGYPVIGVVRATDLPAAAQAVPGTPVRFVAVRRR
- a CDS encoding glycerophosphodiester phosphodiesterase translates to MTSLIRHPYLDHPGPLPFAHRGGAADGLENTEAQFRRAVEAGYRYLETDVHATRDGKLVAFHDATLDRLTDGAGRIADLRWSDVRHARVGGREPVPLFEELLETFPEARWNIDLKAEPALHPLLNLIGRTGAWDRVCVGSFSEARVVRAQRLAGPRLATSYGTRGVLNLRLRSWGVPAALRRSAVAAQVPETQSGIQVVDHRFVRAAHARGLHVHVWTINDADRMHRLLDLGVDGIMTDHIDTLRKVMEDRGVWV